Proteins from one Mercurialis annua linkage group LG7, ddMerAnnu1.2, whole genome shotgun sequence genomic window:
- the LOC126657491 gene encoding RNA-binding motif protein 25 isoform X1, translating to MADLPSSPSPSISNTPTNTDSNFTRPVSINPITLPDPKPDSTLPPPQSQQSLTPPPSNPSLTPNPPHAIPSLPPPPQLPAGAIPPLQPLFRPFPQFSPLPTYQNPNMGVQPPGVSAATPALASAAPGVAPAAAPGVPPAPMLHYQVLPGQLQNPALRPFAHLPPNGYAAPPGVAGNQRFICPYPSMVRPMFPRPPGAPGILPTVSRPLVPGIPGVRPIIFPIIRPAVPSITPAEKPQTTVYIGKISPSVDNDFMLSLLRFCGPVKSWKRAQDPTDGTPRGFGFCEFESAEGVLRALRLLSKFNIDGQELVLNVNQATREYLERYVEKKTENSKNMKESQAAGADKGNGIAPVVKKSEAFTSSGEDSNNDGDKGNKDNNNPANFGIVTGEDKEGDKEALEKLNSMIEERLKTNPLPPPPPKTPAHASGTNSDLAAKSRDGDSDTETATQDEAEVKNDDETISDNIQATEQDKPETSSPDRSRKYDRRSRERDRERDVKREKEREIERYEREAERERVRKEREQRRKIEDAEREYEERLKDWEYREREKEKQRQYEKEKDKERDRKRRKEILYDEEGDDDDSRKRWRRSTLDDKRRKRHREKEDDVVDRLKEEDEIAEAKRRAEEEKIQQQQIDALKLLSDQAQVMNGNVMKVVNEEEANIESKDKAFEQDHEGDSGDDVLQNGTADESTMTSMAESDIQQSGNAPARKLGFGLVGSGKRTAVLSVFHEEDDDDAHKDKKMKPLVPIDYSTEELQAVQPAVSGAEPPNLAAAAEFAKRISNVTPKEQKLDMERERSRRSHDKSSHRDRDRDRDRNDDDAKRIRDDKDKIPERDRSRVHEKAKTPDKLNILDAKQLIDMIPKTKDELFSHEINWVVYDKHKLHEKMRPWISKKIVEFLGEEETTLVDYIVSSIQEHVKAAQMLEMLQSILDDEAEMFVLKMWRMLIFEIKRVENGLALKSRS from the exons ATGGCGGATCTTCCTTCTTCTCCGTCTCCTTCTATATCCAATACTCCTACTAACACAGACTCCAATTTTACCCGACCCGTTTCCATTAACCCAATTACCCTACCCGATCCAAAACCCGACTCCACTCTACCACCACCTCAATCCCAACAATCACTAACTCCTCCACCGTCAAACCCTAGTCTTACCCCTAATCCTCCCCATGCGATCCCATCCTTGCCGCCTCCGCCGCAACTTCCCGCCGGTGCAATTCCACCGCTGCAACCTTTATTCCGCCCCTTTCCTCAGTTCTCTCCGCTCCCCACTTATCAAAACCCTAATATGGGCGTTCAGCCTCCCGGTGTAAGTGCCGCCACTCCTGCCCTCGCTTCCGCTGCTCCAGGAGTTGCTCCTGCGGCAGCGCCTGGTGTGCCGCCAGCTCCGATGCTTCACTACCAGGTTCTGCCAGGTCAACTTCAGAATCCGGCGTTGAGACCGTTTGCTCATTTGCCGCCGAATGGTTATGCGGCTCCTCCTG GAGTTGCAGGAAATCAGCGTTTTATCTGTCCATATCCGTCTATGGTTCGCCCAATGTTTCCTCGCCCACCTGGAGCGCCTGGCATTCTTCCAACAGTTTCTCGCCCTCTTGTTCCTGGTATTCCCGGAGTTCGCCCAATCATCTTTCCAATTATCAGGCCAGCTGTTCCTTCTATTACACCAGCAGAGAAACCACAAACTACTGTCTATATCGGCAAGATATCACCTAGTGTAGACAATGATTTTATGCTGTCTCTACTTCGG TTCTGTGGACCTGTTAAGAGTTGGAAACGTGCGCAAGACCCAACTGACGGAACTCCTAGAGGTTTTGGGTTTTGTGAATTTGAATCTGCAGAAGGAGTTCTCCGTGCATTACGTCTACTAAGCAAATTTAATATTGATGGGCAAGAATTAGTG CTGAATGTTAACCAAGCAACAAGAGAATATCTGGAGCGTTATGTGGAAAAGAAAACTGAAAATTCAAAGAATATGAAAGAAAGTCAAGCTGCAGGAGCTGATAAGGGGAATGGAATTGCCCCAGTTGTTAAAAAGAGTGAGGCTTTCACATCCTCTGGGGAGGACTCTAACAATGATGGCGACAAAGGAAACAAAGACAATAATAATCCAGCCAATTTTGGGATTGTGACCGGTGAGGATAAAGAGGGTGACAAAGAGGCTTTGGAGAAGCTAAATAGCATGATAGAAGAGAGGTTGAAAACCAACCCTTTACCCCCACCCCCTCCAAAGACACCAGCACATGCTTCTGGTACAAATTCAGATTTGGCAGCTAAATCAAGGGATGGAGACTCCGACACAGAGACAGCAACACAGG ATGAGGCTGAAGTTAAAAATGATGACGAGACAATTAGCGACAACATACAAGCAACTGAACAGGATAAACCTGAAACAAGCTCACCAGATAGAAGTAGAAAGTATGACCGGAGAAGCAGAGAAAGAGACAGAGAGCGAGATGTAAAACGGGAAAAGGAGCGAGAAATTGAAAGATATGAAAGGGAAGCAGAGCGTGAGAGAGTTAGAAAAGAGAGAGAACAGAGAAGGAAGATTGAGGATGCAGAACGTGAATATGAAGAGCGACTCAAAGATTGGGAGTATAGGGAGAGAGAGAAGGAGAAGCAACGGCAATATGAAAAGGAGAAGGATAAAGAAAGAGACCGTAAAAGGAGGAAGGAGATCCTTTATGACGAAGAAGGTGACGATGACGATTCAAGAAAAAGGTGGCGTAGAAGTACTTTAGATGATAAGAGAAGGAAGAGGCACCGAGAGAAGGAGGACGACGTGGTTGACAGACTTAAAGAAGAGGATGAAATTGCTGAGGCAAAAAGGAGGGCTGAGGAGGAAAAGATACAGCAGCAACAGATAGATGCATTGAAGCTATTATCTGATCAGGCTCAGGTCATGAATGGAAATGTAATGAAGGTTGTGAATGAAGAAGAAGCCAATATTGAAAGCAAAGATAAAGCTTTCGAACAGGATCACGAGGGTGATTCTG GTGATGATGTCTTACAAAATGGTACTGCTGATGAATCAACTATGACATCAATGGCCGAGTCAGATATACAACAGAGTGGTAATGCGCCTGCAAGGAAGTTGGGTTTTGGTTTAGTTGGTTCTGGCAAACGAACTGCAGTTCTTTCGGTTTTCCATGAAGAGGATGATGATGATGCGCACAAGGACAAAAAAATGAAGCCCCTGGTTCCCATTGATTATTCAACTGAGGAGTTGCAAGCTGTTCAGCCTGCTGTTTCAGGAGCAGAACCACCAAACCTTGCTGCTGCCGCAGAATTTGCAAAACGTATTTCAAATGTGACTCCAAAAGAACAGAAGCTTGATATGGAAAGAGAAAGAAGTCGGCGCTCTCATGATAAGTCAAGTCATCGGGACAGAGACAGGGACAGGGACAGAAATGATGATGATGCTAAGCGGATAAGGGATGATAAGGATAAGATTCCCGAACGAGATAGGAGCCGGGTACATGAAAAAGCCAAAACACCAGATAAGCTGAATATTTTGGATGCTAAGCAATTGATTGATATGATTCCAAAGACCAAGGATGAGCTTTTCTCACATGAGATAAATTGGGTAGTGTATGACAAA CATAAACTCCATGAGAAAATGAGACCATGGATTTCAAAGAAGATTGTTGAGTTTTTGGGAGAGGAAGAAACGACGCTGGTCGATTACATTGTATCAAGTATTCAGGAACATGTCAAGGCAGCACAAATGCTAGAGATGCTTCAGTCCATTTTGGACGATGAAGCTGAAATGTTTGTGCTCAAGATGTGGAGGATGCTCATCTTTGAAATCAAGAGGGTGGAAAACGGCCTTGCTCTGAAGTCGAGATCATGA
- the LOC126657491 gene encoding RNA-binding motif protein 25 isoform X2 — translation MVRPMFPRPPGAPGILPTVSRPLVPGIPGVRPIIFPIIRPAVPSITPAEKPQTTVYIGKISPSVDNDFMLSLLRFCGPVKSWKRAQDPTDGTPRGFGFCEFESAEGVLRALRLLSKFNIDGQELVLNVNQATREYLERYVEKKTENSKNMKESQAAGADKGNGIAPVVKKSEAFTSSGEDSNNDGDKGNKDNNNPANFGIVTGEDKEGDKEALEKLNSMIEERLKTNPLPPPPPKTPAHASGTNSDLAAKSRDGDSDTETATQDEAEVKNDDETISDNIQATEQDKPETSSPDRSRKYDRRSRERDRERDVKREKEREIERYEREAERERVRKEREQRRKIEDAEREYEERLKDWEYREREKEKQRQYEKEKDKERDRKRRKEILYDEEGDDDDSRKRWRRSTLDDKRRKRHREKEDDVVDRLKEEDEIAEAKRRAEEEKIQQQQIDALKLLSDQAQVMNGNVMKVVNEEEANIESKDKAFEQDHEGDSGDDVLQNGTADESTMTSMAESDIQQSGNAPARKLGFGLVGSGKRTAVLSVFHEEDDDDAHKDKKMKPLVPIDYSTEELQAVQPAVSGAEPPNLAAAAEFAKRISNVTPKEQKLDMERERSRRSHDKSSHRDRDRDRDRNDDDAKRIRDDKDKIPERDRSRVHEKAKTPDKLNILDAKQLIDMIPKTKDELFSHEINWVVYDKHKLHEKMRPWISKKIVEFLGEEETTLVDYIVSSIQEHVKAAQMLEMLQSILDDEAEMFVLKMWRMLIFEIKRVENGLALKSRS, via the exons ATGGTTCGCCCAATGTTTCCTCGCCCACCTGGAGCGCCTGGCATTCTTCCAACAGTTTCTCGCCCTCTTGTTCCTGGTATTCCCGGAGTTCGCCCAATCATCTTTCCAATTATCAGGCCAGCTGTTCCTTCTATTACACCAGCAGAGAAACCACAAACTACTGTCTATATCGGCAAGATATCACCTAGTGTAGACAATGATTTTATGCTGTCTCTACTTCGG TTCTGTGGACCTGTTAAGAGTTGGAAACGTGCGCAAGACCCAACTGACGGAACTCCTAGAGGTTTTGGGTTTTGTGAATTTGAATCTGCAGAAGGAGTTCTCCGTGCATTACGTCTACTAAGCAAATTTAATATTGATGGGCAAGAATTAGTG CTGAATGTTAACCAAGCAACAAGAGAATATCTGGAGCGTTATGTGGAAAAGAAAACTGAAAATTCAAAGAATATGAAAGAAAGTCAAGCTGCAGGAGCTGATAAGGGGAATGGAATTGCCCCAGTTGTTAAAAAGAGTGAGGCTTTCACATCCTCTGGGGAGGACTCTAACAATGATGGCGACAAAGGAAACAAAGACAATAATAATCCAGCCAATTTTGGGATTGTGACCGGTGAGGATAAAGAGGGTGACAAAGAGGCTTTGGAGAAGCTAAATAGCATGATAGAAGAGAGGTTGAAAACCAACCCTTTACCCCCACCCCCTCCAAAGACACCAGCACATGCTTCTGGTACAAATTCAGATTTGGCAGCTAAATCAAGGGATGGAGACTCCGACACAGAGACAGCAACACAGG ATGAGGCTGAAGTTAAAAATGATGACGAGACAATTAGCGACAACATACAAGCAACTGAACAGGATAAACCTGAAACAAGCTCACCAGATAGAAGTAGAAAGTATGACCGGAGAAGCAGAGAAAGAGACAGAGAGCGAGATGTAAAACGGGAAAAGGAGCGAGAAATTGAAAGATATGAAAGGGAAGCAGAGCGTGAGAGAGTTAGAAAAGAGAGAGAACAGAGAAGGAAGATTGAGGATGCAGAACGTGAATATGAAGAGCGACTCAAAGATTGGGAGTATAGGGAGAGAGAGAAGGAGAAGCAACGGCAATATGAAAAGGAGAAGGATAAAGAAAGAGACCGTAAAAGGAGGAAGGAGATCCTTTATGACGAAGAAGGTGACGATGACGATTCAAGAAAAAGGTGGCGTAGAAGTACTTTAGATGATAAGAGAAGGAAGAGGCACCGAGAGAAGGAGGACGACGTGGTTGACAGACTTAAAGAAGAGGATGAAATTGCTGAGGCAAAAAGGAGGGCTGAGGAGGAAAAGATACAGCAGCAACAGATAGATGCATTGAAGCTATTATCTGATCAGGCTCAGGTCATGAATGGAAATGTAATGAAGGTTGTGAATGAAGAAGAAGCCAATATTGAAAGCAAAGATAAAGCTTTCGAACAGGATCACGAGGGTGATTCTG GTGATGATGTCTTACAAAATGGTACTGCTGATGAATCAACTATGACATCAATGGCCGAGTCAGATATACAACAGAGTGGTAATGCGCCTGCAAGGAAGTTGGGTTTTGGTTTAGTTGGTTCTGGCAAACGAACTGCAGTTCTTTCGGTTTTCCATGAAGAGGATGATGATGATGCGCACAAGGACAAAAAAATGAAGCCCCTGGTTCCCATTGATTATTCAACTGAGGAGTTGCAAGCTGTTCAGCCTGCTGTTTCAGGAGCAGAACCACCAAACCTTGCTGCTGCCGCAGAATTTGCAAAACGTATTTCAAATGTGACTCCAAAAGAACAGAAGCTTGATATGGAAAGAGAAAGAAGTCGGCGCTCTCATGATAAGTCAAGTCATCGGGACAGAGACAGGGACAGGGACAGAAATGATGATGATGCTAAGCGGATAAGGGATGATAAGGATAAGATTCCCGAACGAGATAGGAGCCGGGTACATGAAAAAGCCAAAACACCAGATAAGCTGAATATTTTGGATGCTAAGCAATTGATTGATATGATTCCAAAGACCAAGGATGAGCTTTTCTCACATGAGATAAATTGGGTAGTGTATGACAAA CATAAACTCCATGAGAAAATGAGACCATGGATTTCAAAGAAGATTGTTGAGTTTTTGGGAGAGGAAGAAACGACGCTGGTCGATTACATTGTATCAAGTATTCAGGAACATGTCAAGGCAGCACAAATGCTAGAGATGCTTCAGTCCATTTTGGACGATGAAGCTGAAATGTTTGTGCTCAAGATGTGGAGGATGCTCATCTTTGAAATCAAGAGGGTGGAAAACGGCCTTGCTCTGAAGTCGAGATCATGA